A genomic segment from Geitlerinema sp. PCC 7407 encodes:
- a CDS encoding DUF928 domain-containing protein has product MKVQILFSLFVQIATTIFVLPLVSQPSLANHPSDRPAIKQPLSIPLIKQVNRLIFNFNNAKANRQTAPGRRASGGRRPSSENPACSQSLNKGLTALAPERQEVTDNGEEMRSVLALSASEPLTLWFYVPYTEPLEAELVLVGDESDYSYSVKLPNQDGIIGLQLPPQITQSLRAGQRYEWFFSISCYPANPSGNPDVSGWIEKVNSTALPPSKNLRQKILRYAEEGIWQDALTLLANQRLIQTNDAIVQQDWTDLLQAEDLDDFVDEPLVKVYYLDSHSQPVTQ; this is encoded by the coding sequence ATGAAAGTTCAGATTTTATTCAGCTTATTTGTTCAGATAGCGACAACAATCTTCGTGCTGCCGCTGGTAAGCCAACCCTCTTTAGCCAATCACCCAAGCGATCGCCCTGCTATTAAGCAGCCCCTATCCATCCCATTAATCAAACAGGTTAACCGTCTCATTTTTAATTTCAATAATGCTAAGGCTAATAGACAAACGGCTCCCGGTCGACGAGCCAGTGGAGGAAGAAGACCCAGTTCTGAAAATCCAGCCTGTTCTCAATCTTTAAATAAGGGACTAACTGCCTTAGCACCAGAGCGACAAGAAGTAACTGATAACGGTGAGGAGATGCGGTCTGTATTGGCTCTAAGCGCATCTGAGCCCCTAACGCTTTGGTTCTACGTTCCTTACACTGAGCCACTAGAAGCGGAATTAGTTCTCGTGGGCGATGAGAGTGATTATTCATACTCAGTGAAATTACCAAACCAAGACGGCATCATTGGCCTGCAACTACCTCCTCAAATTACACAGTCTTTGAGAGCGGGTCAGCGGTATGAATGGTTTTTCTCCATATCATGTTATCCCGCTAACCCCTCTGGCAATCCAGATGTCTCGGGGTGGATCGAAAAAGTCAATTCTACCGCTCTACCACCTTCAAAAAATTTGCGTCAGAAAATTTTACGCTATGCAGAGGAAGGAATTTGGCAAGATGCTCTTACTTTGTTAGCTAATCAACGTCTAATTCAGACGAATGATGCAATTGTTCAGCAAGACTGGACAGATTTATTACAAGCCGAGGATCTAGATGACTTTGTTGACGAACCACTCGTAAAAGTCTATTACCTTGATAGTCATTCACAACCAGTTACCCAATAA
- a CDS encoding CHASE2 domain-containing protein has product MSKSIVLSFGSGDLRCGFPQIQVEIREIHRPAPIKLRASLPAAPDLVDLYRRWQMLYREYYQQINQRSQQLDIVIDPDLDVDDADLTNFSEIDFEELKQRLPERLNDWLDSEGFRATERQLRTLLDPQEEIQITIETEDNQVRQLPWCLWRFLDDYVNAEIELSNLEYRPSLKRAEETNKGVRILVLLGNSEGIDVTPDQQVIKQLAGAKPEFLIEPSSEAVSDRLWNQSWDILFFAGHSSSQETAGCFYLNQTEKLTIDDLRPALRTAIANGLKLAIFNSCDGSKLATELADLHIPAIIVMREPIPDAIAHRFLKYFLEAFSAGFSLHKAFRDAREKLRIQQRRFPCADWLPMLFRNPTEAAPSWIKLLNHSQQSFHSKPRRLGYWKVLMSALLITILMQEIRQFSFFRPLELASLDQMMQIRIKKEGPDDRLFVIRVTPESLKKLDKDPNGYLDGDDVAKIIKKLTQHKPLIIGLDIYRDNKKYLSPDLETQLQQTPNLIGICKVPDKDNPSTVGHRPPPGIPMERIGFSDFAPLDADDVLRRHLFWMKVDEPKSCDTQVSFATQIALAYFRATGNLFEINQEPWKFGDVTVQAMTGGYPKSADLGGMQGMIHYRFYDDLEDIAPSISLREFLNDDFEPDKIRGSIVLVGYDVQGEDSDRLSTPYPLKKNGGDQRTPGVFIHAQIISQLLSAVIDKRPLIWWWPWWGEIIWIGCWALLGGAIVGISKSIQQILILSICSVGMLWLICWMVSLSAGWIPFVPTALALLATSSSTALVTWLVAIRFLSKLKYLYT; this is encoded by the coding sequence ATGAGCAAGTCTATCGTTCTAAGTTTTGGTTCAGGAGATTTACGGTGCGGATTTCCTCAGATTCAAGTCGAGATTCGAGAAATTCATCGTCCTGCACCGATTAAGTTAAGGGCAAGTTTGCCGGCTGCTCCAGATCTGGTCGATCTATACCGTCGCTGGCAAATGCTTTATCGAGAATATTACCAGCAAATCAATCAGCGATCGCAGCAGCTAGATATTGTGATTGATCCTGATTTAGACGTAGATGACGCAGACTTGACTAATTTTTCAGAGATTGACTTTGAGGAGCTAAAACAACGCTTACCAGAGCGGCTAAACGATTGGTTGGACTCCGAAGGGTTTCGAGCCACCGAGCGTCAGCTGCGCACGTTGCTAGACCCCCAGGAAGAAATTCAGATCACCATTGAAACTGAAGATAACCAAGTGCGCCAGTTGCCTTGGTGTCTTTGGAGGTTTCTAGATGATTATGTCAATGCAGAGATTGAACTGAGTAATCTGGAATATCGGCCTTCTCTCAAAAGGGCAGAAGAGACTAACAAAGGCGTCAGAATCTTGGTCTTGTTGGGTAACAGTGAAGGCATTGACGTGACTCCCGACCAGCAAGTGATTAAGCAACTTGCTGGCGCAAAACCCGAGTTTTTGATAGAACCGTCATCGGAAGCTGTCAGCGATCGCCTCTGGAATCAAAGCTGGGATATTCTCTTTTTTGCGGGACACAGCTCCAGTCAGGAAACAGCGGGATGTTTCTACCTGAATCAAACTGAAAAATTAACGATTGATGATCTACGTCCTGCCTTGCGAACGGCGATCGCCAATGGCTTAAAACTGGCAATTTTTAACTCCTGTGACGGATCTAAACTTGCTACAGAACTAGCTGATCTGCACATTCCAGCGATTATCGTCATGCGGGAACCGATTCCTGACGCGATCGCTCACCGTTTTCTCAAGTACTTTCTCGAAGCCTTTTCGGCGGGTTTCTCCCTGCATAAAGCCTTTCGAGATGCCCGAGAAAAGCTACGCATACAGCAGAGGCGTTTTCCCTGTGCCGACTGGCTGCCTATGCTATTTCGCAACCCTACCGAAGCCGCCCCTAGCTGGATAAAGTTATTAAATCATTCACAGCAGTCTTTTCATTCAAAGCCTAGACGCCTAGGTTATTGGAAAGTTTTAATGAGCGCTTTATTAATCACTATTTTGATGCAAGAAATTCGGCAATTCTCTTTTTTTCGACCACTAGAGTTAGCTAGTTTAGATCAGATGATGCAAATCCGGATAAAAAAGGAAGGCCCAGATGATCGCTTATTCGTTATCCGAGTCACGCCAGAGAGCTTGAAGAAACTCGATAAAGATCCAAATGGCTACCTCGATGGAGATGATGTAGCAAAGATAATAAAAAAACTTACTCAGCACAAACCTTTGATTATTGGCTTGGATATTTATCGCGACAATAAAAAATATCTCAGCCCTGATCTTGAGACGCAATTACAACAAACTCCAAACTTGATTGGCATTTGCAAAGTACCTGATAAGGACAATCCCTCAACAGTAGGTCACCGTCCACCACCTGGAATACCGATGGAAAGGATTGGGTTCAGTGACTTTGCGCCCCTTGATGCAGATGACGTTCTACGACGACATCTTTTTTGGATGAAAGTTGATGAGCCAAAATCTTGTGACACCCAAGTCTCGTTTGCCACTCAAATTGCTTTAGCCTATTTCCGAGCAACAGGAAATCTTTTCGAAATTAACCAGGAGCCCTGGAAGTTTGGAGATGTGACAGTACAAGCGATGACAGGTGGCTACCCCAAAAGTGCTGACTTGGGAGGTATGCAAGGTATGATTCACTATCGTTTTTATGATGATTTAGAGGATATTGCTCCATCAATCAGCCTCAGAGAGTTTTTGAATGATGACTTTGAGCCCGATAAAATACGAGGAAGTATTGTATTGGTCGGTTACGACGTTCAGGGAGAAGATAGCGATCGCCTATCTACACCTTATCCCTTAAAGAAGAATGGGGGTGACCAGCGAACGCCTGGTGTCTTTATACATGCTCAAATTATTAGTCAGCTATTAAGTGCTGTTATAGATAAGCGCCCCCTCATTTGGTGGTGGCCTTGGTGGGGAGAAATTATTTGGATAGGTTGCTGGGCATTGCTCGGTGGAGCGATTGTTGGCATCAGCAAGAGTATTCAGCAAATATTGATTTTAAGCATATGTTCTGTCGGAATGCTTTGGCTCATATGTTGGATGGTGTCTCTTAGCGCTGGCTGGATTCCTTTTGTGCCTACAGCCCTGGCTTTGTTAGCAACCAGTAGCTCTACAGCACTAGTAACTTGGCTAGTTGCGATCCGGTTTCTATCAAAATTGAAGTACCTTTACACGTAA
- a CDS encoding DUF1822 family protein translates to MMSNHPSITIPLDQSAHLLAQKFSQRYVAQPAKAEQVYHNILCICAIYDHLSLNGFEANLEDSDSWDIAIQTLSDVADVLVVGLGKLECRPVLPGSPAVFVPAEVWWADRIGYVAVQLDHPLQAATQATILGFLEQDYFEASESEQVPLPDLKPPEELLKYLELLQQPQPVRSFIHLSRWLEKQVEAGWEAIETLIPSPAVRWDLAFRSQDNAPVPILRGQLLDHQLNLQGQSIALVIALTSSDNQRLDIQARLYPVGSAKYLPPHLKIMLLSETGEVVATKSGEPLMSESRQYPPDSFIQLRRFKYPLGKRFSIRVALGEASVTRDFMV, encoded by the coding sequence ATGATGAGTAATCACCCCAGCATCACTATCCCCCTTGATCAGAGTGCTCATCTTTTAGCACAGAAATTTTCTCAAAGATATGTTGCCCAGCCAGCAAAAGCAGAGCAGGTTTACCACAACATCCTTTGTATCTGTGCTATTTATGACCATCTATCACTCAACGGATTTGAAGCCAACCTAGAAGATAGCGATAGCTGGGATATCGCTATTCAAACTCTCTCAGACGTAGCAGATGTTTTGGTGGTCGGTTTGGGTAAGCTAGAGTGCCGTCCTGTCTTGCCTGGGAGTCCAGCTGTGTTTGTGCCTGCGGAGGTTTGGTGGGCTGATCGCATTGGCTATGTCGCAGTGCAGCTGGATCACCCTTTGCAGGCCGCGACTCAGGCGACTATTTTAGGTTTCTTAGAGCAAGATTACTTTGAGGCATCAGAAAGTGAGCAGGTTCCCCTACCGGATCTGAAACCTCCTGAAGAACTGTTGAAATACCTGGAGTTGTTGCAGCAGCCTCAACCTGTCCGCTCCTTTATTCATCTCAGTCGCTGGCTAGAAAAGCAAGTGGAGGCTGGTTGGGAAGCGATAGAAACACTCATTCCCTCTCCAGCTGTACGGTGGGATCTCGCTTTTAGAAGTCAAGATAATGCTCCAGTTCCTATCCTGCGAGGGCAGCTGCTCGATCACCAGTTAAACCTGCAAGGGCAGTCTATCGCCTTAGTCATCGCATTAACGTCTAGCGATAATCAACGGCTCGATATTCAGGCACGGCTGTATCCAGTTGGCAGCGCCAAGTATCTGCCTCCCCATTTAAAAATTATGCTGCTTTCAGAAACTGGAGAAGTCGTAGCAACGAAGTCGGGCGAGCCTCTAATGTCAGAATCGAGGCAATATCCGCCAGATTCCTTTATTCAGCTACGCCGCTTTAAATATCCATTAGGAAAGCGATTTAGTATCCGTGTCGCACTGGGTGAAGCAAGTGTTACCCGTGACTTTATGGTGTGA
- a CDS encoding sigma-70 family RNA polymerase sigma factor, translating to MPDFEDDELNRQLLELAIAAQRAPADSEARHTALTQLMTLIVQPGRLKQPHRVRFSQSNYEDIYAEARLNLLAYIREGGIDKYNPERGSVMAWINNLMQYRVIDASRKIIGNHSGKRDQPYMSMHSLDQPESQSRLEGEFQALPASTSELMRKCLEEDVTGEFRSKHVENHPEASFQAIALSRLENESWKSISERLGVPLPTLSRFFGRYKPRFISQFRAYGSDYSQLSLRELNDE from the coding sequence ATGCCTGATTTTGAGGACGATGAACTCAACCGTCAGCTTCTAGAGCTGGCGATCGCAGCTCAGCGTGCTCCGGCGGATTCCGAAGCTCGTCACACTGCCTTGACACAATTGATGACGCTTATTGTGCAACCAGGCAGGCTGAAACAACCTCACCGAGTCCGGTTTTCTCAAAGTAATTATGAAGACATCTATGCCGAGGCACGTTTGAACTTATTGGCATATATCCGTGAGGGGGGAATTGATAAATACAACCCTGAGCGCGGCTCGGTGATGGCCTGGATCAACAACCTGATGCAGTATCGAGTGATTGATGCGAGCCGCAAAATCATCGGTAATCACAGCGGTAAACGAGACCAACCCTATATGTCAATGCACTCCCTTGATCAGCCCGAGTCTCAAAGCCGCCTGGAAGGGGAATTCCAAGCTTTACCTGCTTCTACCTCTGAATTAATGAGGAAATGTCTAGAAGAGGATGTGACTGGAGAATTTCGCAGTAAACATGTTGAAAATCACCCAGAAGCGTCGTTTCAGGCGATCGCGCTGAGTAGGCTGGAAAACGAATCCTGGAAATCCATCTCGGAACGCTTAGGCGTACCGTTACCCACGCTCAGTCGCTTTTTTGGACGGTATAAGCCAAGGTTCATTTCTCAATTTCGGGCCTACGGTTCGGACTATTCACAATTGAGCCTGAGAGAACTAAATGATGAGTAA
- a CDS encoding XDD3 family exosortase-dependent surface protein, whose amino-acid sequence MQVALLVIMGAGSLSAQPSLAAQFTYVGDPLTDSLAFDPNGPGGVAAGGTVYEISGMAIKDDPDTDSLWFAFGAKLPVYGQATNAVESGFPISNSNIGFGDLLLDFSGLGSLKAASDAGQLYGIRFATGNDSEVNGIPIGVFENVQAKSVASDNAGWWNLYYNNQNVVSRGQPSAQLGELAWNDPYYTGYTGPTFDVSSTQMVNAIREGTGNKIGELAMMSAETLAKAGFDLDRLRNGGSAEEGYNVFGFRIARSLLPVAGFIATLVTECVNDMIALEAELITPPAPPPPPEICPVLAGQLNPLQPTRVVDGIKVFENVDNGLWYDPPGTMGYTYRAVGDTTFLAIDDFPCGVVDPTSFERSAAAFAVLVNNQIYGAYYPGEKINFTALFPNGVTEFTILGIDSPGGQAVWRPLIDPFAIPIRMNQPNNNSFNVIPLDNLVIPDPAIRIPEATDPTESTPSDPIPPPTSSPESDPSDPISPPTNSPPTSGTPISNPIGIITIGPNVTEKTPEPSAILSASAILSAFVLSRRKEKHTTQ is encoded by the coding sequence TTGCAAGTTGCTCTTCTGGTAATCATGGGAGCGGGTAGCCTCAGCGCCCAACCCTCCTTGGCTGCCCAATTTACCTATGTGGGCGATCCGCTTACTGACAGCCTAGCCTTTGACCCTAATGGACCAGGGGGTGTTGCCGCAGGTGGCACCGTCTATGAGATCAGCGGTATGGCGATCAAAGATGATCCTGATACAGATAGTCTTTGGTTTGCTTTTGGGGCCAAACTGCCAGTCTATGGCCAGGCTACTAACGCAGTAGAAAGTGGCTTTCCAATTAGCAACAGCAATATTGGCTTTGGCGACCTGCTACTAGACTTTTCGGGGTTAGGTAGTCTCAAAGCAGCTAGCGATGCAGGACAACTCTACGGCATCCGCTTTGCAACTGGTAATGATTCTGAGGTCAATGGCATTCCCATCGGGGTGTTTGAGAATGTACAAGCTAAAAGTGTAGCTTCAGACAATGCTGGCTGGTGGAACTTGTACTACAACAATCAGAATGTTGTATCGCGGGGACAGCCCTCTGCCCAGCTAGGAGAGTTAGCTTGGAATGATCCCTACTATACTGGCTATACAGGACCAACATTTGACGTTTCCTCCACTCAGATGGTGAATGCAATTCGGGAGGGAACAGGGAATAAGATTGGCGAGCTAGCCATGATGAGTGCCGAAACGTTGGCGAAGGCAGGGTTTGATCTCGACCGATTACGCAATGGCGGCTCGGCAGAAGAGGGCTATAACGTTTTTGGTTTCCGAATTGCCCGGTCACTGCTGCCTGTTGCAGGCTTCATTGCAACACTTGTCACTGAGTGCGTCAACGACATGATTGCTTTGGAGGCTGAGTTGATAACGCCTCCTGCACCGCCCCCTCCCCCGGAGATTTGTCCTGTCTTAGCAGGACAGCTGAACCCTCTACAACCTACCCGAGTGGTTGATGGTATCAAGGTGTTTGAGAATGTTGATAACGGATTATGGTATGACCCGCCTGGAACAATGGGTTACACCTATCGAGCCGTAGGAGATACTACTTTCTTGGCGATCGATGATTTTCCTTGTGGTGTAGTTGATCCAACTTCTTTTGAAAGATCAGCAGCTGCATTTGCGGTCTTGGTGAATAACCAGATCTATGGTGCCTACTATCCCGGTGAGAAAATTAACTTTACAGCCCTTTTCCCCAATGGCGTGACAGAGTTCACGATCTTAGGAATAGACTCTCCCGGAGGTCAAGCTGTTTGGAGACCCCTCATTGATCCGTTTGCGATTCCAATTCGGATGAATCAGCCGAACAATAACTCGTTTAACGTCATCCCTCTCGACAACCTGGTGATTCCCGACCCAGCAATACGCATTCCTGAAGCAACTGATCCTACTGAATCTACTCCAAGCGATCCTATCCCTCCTCCAACAAGTTCCCCAGAATCTGATCCAAGCGATCCCATCTCTCCCCCAACAAATTCTCCTCCTACTTCAGGTACACCTATTTCTAATCCAATTGGGATTATTACTATAGGTCCTAATGTTACAGAAAAAACACCCGAACCATCGGCCATCTTGAGCGCAAGCGCTATCCTGAGCGCTTTTGTTTTAAGCCGCCGCAAGGAGAAACATACTACCCAATAG
- a CDS encoding FG-GAP-like repeat-containing protein, with the protein MLSTSSAADSLPTQDNLNTSVSSNFVRATASPLEISFQDTTNLSLETLDRAVQKVEHYLNAFASSPDFSRTMNLAFGDTYDVKEAISFANAWANQDFSQLPQIKIISGEDITGAYGAFSAETNTIYLSRDYLNQNAYNVDAITGIILEETGHFMDAQINTTDSAGDEGSIFSQQVRGISINAGELLTLKAENDHSTIFIDGQTLTIEMSRVEATTFDKRLYQSMRGINNQVYTRSSTDGTTWTSWVGNGATLDAPELEVFNNRLYQTVRGTDNQVYTRSSANGTTWTSWVGNGATLDAPELEVFNNRLYQTVRGTDNQVYTRSSANGTTWTPWVGNGATFSTPHLTVFGNQFIQVAEGTDQRIYNRSLPNTPTGTWNSWKQTGGLTARDLTVADISDFNGDDKTDVIWRDPNGKVILWLDKDPTKRVEIGSVSSDYAFQGTGDFNRDAKVDIMWRKNNGEVYAWYMNGTQLIKSEYYGGYDPSAKVQGFADLNKDGKTDVIWRLADNKIVAWYDRDPTKRSVLRVAESDLTFQGTGDFNADGNTDLMWRKSTGEVYAWYMDGTQFVKSEYYGGYDPSAKVQGFADLNKDGKTDVIWRLADNKVVAWYDRDSTKRSVLRVAESDLTFQGTGDFNADGNTDLMWRKSTGEVYAWYMDGTQFVKSEFYGGYRSDYQMQTNTTKSQMGYRSELTSLKASQWDYYSGESAQFGKYESYTVGDKVQEDMPDAVLAVYEDLSKTIFDSVNQVTTGYAYDQSYLALGLGYHAGIDIGASNGTPIRAATNGIVAKSYLGTRQDGTSYGYVVGIDETNASGQKTGRRWWYVHNTSNSVQVGTSVIAGKTEIAKVGQGHLHLAVTSSSTAWDPGNGSSIAAVHDRTMSPLEAFWKSQNNIIGY; encoded by the coding sequence ATGCTCTCTACTTCTTCTGCTGCCGACAGTTTGCCGACTCAAGATAATCTCAACACTAGTGTTTCATCCAACTTTGTCCGTGCAACCGCTTCTCCCCTAGAGATTTCCTTCCAGGACACTACTAACCTCAGCCTGGAGACCCTGGATCGGGCAGTGCAAAAGGTGGAACACTATCTCAATGCCTTTGCCAGCAGTCCTGACTTCAGTCGGACTATGAACCTTGCCTTTGGAGATACCTATGATGTGAAGGAAGCAATTTCCTTCGCCAATGCCTGGGCAAATCAAGACTTTAGCCAACTGCCTCAAATTAAAATTATTTCAGGGGAAGATATCACTGGAGCCTATGGCGCTTTTAGCGCTGAAACCAACACTATTTATCTTTCCAGAGATTATCTAAACCAAAATGCATATAATGTCGATGCCATCACTGGCATCATCTTGGAAGAGACTGGGCACTTCATGGATGCTCAGATTAATACCACTGACTCAGCTGGTGACGAAGGCAGCATTTTCTCTCAGCAGGTTCGAGGTATTTCTATCAATGCAGGTGAGCTGTTGACTCTAAAAGCCGAGAATGATCATTCAACTATTTTTATCGATGGTCAAACTTTAACGATTGAGATGTCTAGAGTGGAGGCGACTACGTTTGATAAACGCCTATATCAATCCATGCGCGGCATAAACAACCAGGTTTATACTCGCTCTTCAACTGATGGAACGACTTGGACATCTTGGGTTGGCAATGGTGCGACCCTAGACGCTCCTGAACTAGAGGTGTTCAATAATCGGCTCTACCAAACGGTCCGCGGTACAGATAACCAGGTTTACACCCGCTCTTCAGCGAATGGAACGACTTGGACATCTTGGGTTGGCAATGGTGCGACCCTAGACGCTCCTGAACTAGAGGTGTTCAATAATCGGCTCTACCAAACGGTCCGCGGTACAGATAACCAGGTTTACACCCGCTCTTCAGCGAATGGAACGACTTGGACGCCTTGGGTTGGCAATGGTGCGACCTTCAGCACACCTCACTTGACAGTATTTGGTAACCAATTTATTCAGGTTGCGGAAGGCACAGATCAGAGAATTTATAATCGGTCTTTGCCCAACACGCCAACAGGAACTTGGAATTCTTGGAAACAGACTGGTGGTTTAACTGCTCGTGACCTGACTGTAGCCGACATTAGTGATTTTAATGGAGATGATAAAACTGACGTCATCTGGCGCGATCCCAACGGCAAAGTTATCTTATGGCTTGATAAAGACCCTACTAAACGAGTTGAGATTGGCTCAGTCAGCAGCGATTACGCATTCCAAGGAACTGGTGATTTTAACCGGGATGCCAAGGTCGACATTATGTGGCGTAAAAATAACGGAGAAGTTTACGCCTGGTACATGAATGGCACTCAGCTTATTAAGTCTGAGTATTATGGTGGCTATGACCCAAGTGCAAAAGTACAAGGTTTTGCTGACTTGAATAAAGATGGCAAAACTGATGTAATTTGGCGCTTGGCAGATAATAAGATTGTTGCGTGGTATGACCGCGATCCTACAAAGCGCTCTGTTCTACGAGTGGCAGAATCGGATTTAACCTTTCAAGGAACAGGGGACTTCAATGCAGACGGTAACACTGATCTGATGTGGCGTAAGAGTACTGGGGAAGTTTATGCCTGGTATATGGATGGTACTCAGTTTGTTAAGTCTGAGTATTACGGTGGCTATGATCCAAGCGCAAAAGTCCAAGGTTTTGCTGACTTGAATAAAGATGGCAAAACTGATGTAATTTGGCGCTTGGCAGATAACAAGGTTGTTGCGTGGTATGACCGCGACTCTACAAAACGCTCTGTTCTACGGGTGGCAGAATCGGATTTAACCTTTCAAGGAACAGGGGACTTCAATGCAGACGGTAACACTGATCTGATGTGGCGTAAGAGTACTGGGGAAGTTTACGCCTGGTATATGGATGGTACTCAGTTTGTTAAGTCTGAATTTTATGGTGGTTATCGGTCTGATTATCAGATGCAAACCAATACTACAAAATCTCAGATGGGCTACCGTTCAGAGCTGACTTCGTTAAAAGCATCACAATGGGATTATTACAGTGGCGAAAGTGCCCAGTTCGGCAAGTATGAGTCTTACACTGTTGGGGATAAAGTCCAAGAAGATATGCCAGATGCTGTTCTTGCAGTATACGAGGATTTATCTAAAACCATTTTCGACAGTGTCAATCAGGTGACCACTGGCTATGCATATGACCAGAGCTATCTTGCACTGGGACTTGGTTATCATGCTGGCATTGACATTGGTGCTAGCAATGGAACCCCGATTAGAGCTGCAACAAATGGCATTGTTGCGAAATCCTATTTGGGTACAAGACAAGATGGCACTTCCTATGGCTATGTTGTTGGTATTGACGAAACAAATGCTAGTGGACAGAAGACAGGTCGACGCTGGTGGTATGTTCACAATACATCTAACTCGGTTCAAGTAGGAACTTCCGTAATAGCTGGAAAAACTGAAATCGCTAAAGTTGGACAGGGGCACCTGCATCTCGCAGTGACAAGCTCATCTACCGCATGGGATCCAGGCAATGGGAGTAGTATTGCCGCTGTACATGATCGAACGATGAGCCCCTTAGAAGCATTCTGGAAATCACAAAACAACATCATTGGGTACTAA